One window of the Deinococcus planocerae genome contains the following:
- the eno gene encoding phosphopyruvate hydratase, protein MNIEKVIAREVLDSRGNPTVEAEVHLDSGFSGRAIVPSGASTGSHEALELRDGGPRYGGKGVQKAVQNVNEVLGPAVVGLDASDQGAVDAAMLELDGSPNKGRLGGNAILAVSLATARAAANELDIPLYRYLGGSNAKTLPVPMMNVINGGAHADNSVDFQEFMVMPVGASTFREALRYGAETFHALKKVLNGRGYNTNVGDEGGFAPDLKSNEEALEVLLEAIQKAGYEPGKDICIALDPAVTELYKGGQYHLESEGRTLSTGEMVDFWADWAGRYPIVSIEDGLAEDDWDGWRLLTQRIGDRVQLVGDDLFVTNPERLGRGIETGVGNAILVKVNQIGSLTESMDAIELAKRNRYGTVISHRSGESEDAFIADLAVATNAGQIKTGSASRSDRIAKYNQLLRIEDALGAAAVYLGRRALR, encoded by the coding sequence ATGAACATCGAGAAAGTCATCGCCCGTGAAGTGCTCGACTCGCGCGGAAACCCGACCGTCGAGGCGGAAGTTCACCTCGACTCCGGCTTCTCGGGCCGCGCCATCGTGCCCTCGGGAGCGAGCACGGGATCGCACGAGGCGCTCGAATTGCGTGACGGCGGCCCGCGCTACGGCGGCAAGGGCGTCCAGAAGGCCGTCCAGAACGTGAACGAGGTCCTCGGACCCGCCGTGGTCGGCCTCGACGCCTCCGACCAGGGGGCGGTGGACGCCGCGATGCTGGAGCTCGACGGCAGCCCGAACAAGGGCCGCCTGGGGGGCAACGCGATCCTCGCCGTCAGCCTCGCCACCGCCCGCGCCGCCGCGAACGAGCTGGACATTCCCCTCTACCGCTACCTGGGCGGCAGCAACGCCAAGACGCTTCCCGTCCCGATGATGAACGTCATCAACGGCGGCGCGCACGCGGACAACTCGGTGGACTTCCAGGAGTTCATGGTCATGCCCGTCGGCGCCTCCACTTTCCGCGAGGCGCTGCGCTACGGAGCCGAGACCTTCCACGCGCTGAAGAAAGTCCTCAACGGGCGCGGGTACAACACCAACGTGGGCGACGAGGGCGGCTTCGCCCCGGACCTCAAGAGCAACGAGGAGGCGCTCGAAGTCCTCCTCGAAGCGATCCAGAAGGCCGGGTACGAGCCGGGCAAGGACATCTGCATCGCGCTCGACCCCGCCGTGACCGAGCTGTACAAAGGCGGCCAGTACCACCTGGAGAGTGAGGGCCGCACCCTCTCGACGGGGGAGATGGTGGACTTCTGGGCCGACTGGGCGGGGCGCTATCCCATCGTGAGCATCGAGGACGGCCTCGCCGAGGACGACTGGGACGGCTGGCGTCTCCTGACCCAGCGCATCGGCGACCGGGTGCAGCTCGTGGGCGACGACCTGTTCGTGACGAACCCCGAGCGGCTGGGGCGCGGTATCGAGACGGGGGTGGGCAACGCGATTCTGGTGAAGGTGAACCAGATCGGGTCCCTCACCGAGTCGATGGACGCCATCGAACTCGCCAAGCGCAACCGCTACGGCACGGTCATCAGCCACCGCTCGGGCGAGTCGGAGGACGCCTTCATCGCCGACCTCGCCGTCGCCACGAACGCCGGGCAGATCAAAACGGGCTCGGCCTCCCGCTCCGACCGCATCGCCAAGTACAACCAGCTCCTGCGCATCGAGGACGCGCTGGGAGCTGCGGCGGTGTACCTGGGGCGCCGGGCGCTGAGGTAA
- the pyk gene encoding pyruvate kinase, with product MKHFDRATKIVATIGPASRNPETLGRMMDAGLNVVRMNFSHGDPEDHRQTYAMVRELAAQKGRAIGILQDLQGPKIRVGRFAGGAVTLEPGQGFTITMDDVEGDAQRVSSTYKGLALDVHPGMLLLLDDGNLALRVTQVRGNDISTSVVIGGVLKNNKGINVPQADLAVPALSEKDVQDMEFGAGLGVDWVALSFVRSRDDLLLARHYLARFGSRAKLMAKIEKPQAVDRFEDILREVDGIMVARGDLGVEMRPEQVPTIQKRLIRLCREAGKPVITATQMLESMINLPRPTRAEASDVANAIYDGTDAVMLSAESAAGSYPVEAVAMMDRIAREAEGSEHYAMLQRQVVIDTELAQDSIAFAACSIGEKLDSPAIVTFTSTGGAATRIAKNRPAVAILALTPNEQTRNQLALSWGVVPMLSEDPHDTDDMVRIANDELKKSGLADVGDRYVITAGVPFGVRGTTNMLRVERLREEDLSDRV from the coding sequence ATGAAACATTTCGACAGGGCAACGAAGATCGTCGCCACCATCGGCCCGGCGAGCCGCAATCCCGAGACGCTGGGGCGGATGATGGACGCGGGGCTGAACGTGGTGCGGATGAACTTCAGCCACGGGGACCCGGAGGACCACCGCCAGACGTACGCGATGGTGCGTGAACTCGCCGCGCAGAAGGGGCGGGCCATCGGCATCCTGCAAGACCTCCAGGGGCCGAAGATCCGGGTGGGGCGCTTCGCGGGGGGGGCGGTGACCCTGGAGCCCGGGCAGGGCTTCACGATCACGATGGATGACGTGGAGGGTGACGCGCAGCGGGTGAGCAGCACCTACAAGGGGCTGGCGCTCGACGTTCACCCCGGGATGCTGCTGCTGCTCGACGACGGCAACCTCGCCCTGCGGGTGACCCAGGTGCGCGGTAACGACATCTCGACCAGCGTCGTGATCGGCGGCGTCCTGAAGAACAACAAGGGCATCAACGTGCCGCAGGCCGACCTCGCTGTGCCCGCCCTGTCCGAGAAAGACGTGCAGGACATGGAATTCGGGGCGGGGCTGGGCGTGGACTGGGTGGCCCTGAGCTTCGTGCGCTCGCGCGACGACCTGCTGCTCGCCCGGCACTACCTCGCCCGCTTCGGCAGCCGGGCCAAGCTGATGGCGAAGATCGAGAAGCCGCAGGCGGTGGACCGCTTCGAGGACATCCTGCGCGAGGTGGACGGCATCATGGTGGCGCGCGGCGACCTCGGCGTGGAGATGCGCCCCGAGCAGGTGCCGACGATCCAGAAGAGATTGATCCGCCTGTGCCGCGAGGCGGGCAAGCCGGTGATCACCGCGACGCAGATGCTCGAGAGCATGATCAACCTGCCCCGGCCCACCCGCGCCGAGGCGTCGGACGTGGCGAACGCGATCTACGACGGCACCGACGCGGTGATGCTCTCGGCGGAGTCGGCGGCGGGCTCGTACCCGGTCGAGGCGGTCGCCATGATGGACCGCATCGCCCGCGAGGCCGAAGGAAGCGAGCATTACGCCATGCTCCAGCGCCAGGTCGTGATCGACACCGAACTCGCGCAGGACTCCATCGCCTTCGCGGCGTGCTCCATCGGCGAGAAGCTCGACTCGCCCGCCATCGTGACCTTCACGAGCACGGGCGGCGCGGCGACCCGCATTGCCAAGAACCGCCCCGCGGTGGCGATCCTGGCCCTGACCCCCAACGAGCAGACCCGCAACCAGCTCGCGCTCTCGTGGGGCGTGGTGCCCATGCTCAGCGAGGACCCCCACGACACCGACGACATGGTGCGCATCGCCAACGACGAGCTGAAAAAGAGCGGCCTCGCCGACGTGGGCGACCGCTACGTGATCACGGCGGGCGTGCCCTTCGGCGTGCGCGGCACGACCAACATGCTGCGCGTCGAGCGGCTGCGCGAGGAGGACCTGAGCGACCGGGTGTGA